The Saccharopolyspora gloriosae genome has a segment encoding these proteins:
- the moeZ gene encoding adenylyltransferase/sulfurtransferase MoeZ encodes MSGDSAQATTLPPLVEPAAELTKEEVARYSRHLIIPDVGMDGQKRLKNAKVLVIGAGGLGSPALLYLAAAGVGTIGIVEFDAVDESNLHRQVIHGQSDLDRPKAESARDSIAEINPFVKVNLHQTYLSTDNALGIFADYDLILDGTDNFATRYLVNDAAVLAGKPYVWGSIFRFEGQVSVFWEAKGPNYRDLYPEPPPPGMVPSCAEGGVLGVLCASIGSIMSTEAIKLITGIGETLVGRLMIYDALEMSYRTVKIRKDPNADKITELIDYEAFCGVVSDDAQQAAVNSTITPRELKDKFDRGDKFQLVDVREPHEYEIVKIDGSTLIPKDRILSGAALSELPQDRQIVLHCKSGGRSAEALAALHKAGFADAVHVGGGVLGWANEVDTSLPTY; translated from the coding sequence ATGTCCGGCGATTCAGCCCAGGCAACGACGCTACCGCCGCTCGTTGAGCCGGCGGCGGAGTTGACCAAGGAAGAGGTCGCGCGCTACAGCCGCCACCTGATCATCCCGGATGTCGGGATGGACGGGCAGAAGCGGCTGAAGAACGCGAAGGTCCTGGTGATCGGTGCCGGTGGGCTCGGCAGCCCGGCACTGCTGTACCTGGCCGCGGCCGGGGTCGGCACGATCGGCATCGTCGAGTTCGACGCCGTCGACGAGTCGAACCTGCACCGGCAGGTCATTCACGGCCAGTCCGACCTGGACAGGCCCAAGGCGGAGTCGGCTCGCGACTCGATCGCCGAGATCAATCCGTTCGTCAAGGTCAACCTGCACCAGACGTACCTGTCCACGGACAACGCGCTGGGCATCTTCGCCGACTACGACCTGATCCTGGACGGCACGGACAACTTCGCGACCCGGTATCTGGTCAACGACGCCGCGGTGCTGGCGGGCAAGCCCTACGTGTGGGGCTCGATCTTCCGCTTCGAAGGCCAGGTCAGCGTGTTCTGGGAGGCGAAGGGTCCGAACTACCGCGACCTGTACCCGGAGCCGCCGCCGCCCGGAATGGTGCCGTCCTGCGCCGAAGGCGGCGTGCTGGGCGTGCTGTGCGCCTCCATCGGTTCGATCATGTCCACCGAGGCGATCAAGCTCATCACCGGCATCGGCGAGACCCTCGTCGGCCGGCTGATGATCTACGACGCGCTGGAGATGAGCTACCGGACGGTCAAGATCCGCAAGGACCCGAACGCGGACAAGATCACCGAGCTGATCGACTACGAGGCGTTCTGCGGGGTCGTCTCGGACGACGCGCAGCAGGCCGCGGTGAACAGCACGATCACGCCGCGCGAGCTCAAGGACAAGTTCGACCGGGGCGACAAGTTCCAGCTGGTCGACGTCCGGGAACCGCACGAGTACGAGATCGTCAAGATCGACGGCTCCACGCTGATCCCGAAGGACCGCATCCTGTCCGGCGCGGCGCTGTCCGAACTGCCGCAAGACCGGCAGATCGTGCTGCACTGCAAGTCGGGCGGACGATCCGCCGAGGCCCTCGCAGCACTGCACAAGGCAGGCTTCGCCGACGCAGTGCACGTCGGCGGCGGCGTCCTCGGCTGGGCGAACGAAGTCGACACCAGTTTGCCTACTTACTGA
- a CDS encoding DUF3152 domain-containing protein: MPRPPRRPRDAAPGNSDEADGAAVPRARRSPRPDEPLAASWRPFDERDYDIDEPEPPRRERRNAWSLYGWRIYAVPLLIVITALAVFQSVDPQSEQLGDGGSGTHVQAPNVPEAPVVTEAPPGQTYDANLFSAELPPGSPVPEVGGRTFDVLPGGSPKVGTGDDLYRYTVEVEVGVKLAEGNDSFGKLTQDTLADPRSWTNPEAGDIALQRVEGSASPDFRVTLVSQNTAREICGYGSGLPFDTSCRISDRVYINAARWVRGAVAFEGDIGTYRRYAINHEVGHVFGNGHVPCGKQGGLAPVMMQQTFSTANNELHELNKAVPQGTEIPSDGFVCKYNAWPFPVGGSGS; the protein is encoded by the coding sequence GTGCCGCGCCCGCCGAGACGACCCCGTGACGCCGCCCCCGGCAACTCGGATGAGGCGGACGGAGCCGCCGTTCCCCGCGCCAGGCGCAGTCCGCGTCCGGACGAACCGCTCGCCGCGTCCTGGCGGCCGTTCGACGAGCGCGACTACGACATCGACGAGCCCGAGCCTCCACGGCGTGAGCGGCGTAATGCCTGGTCGCTGTACGGATGGCGCATCTACGCGGTCCCGTTGCTGATCGTGATCACCGCGCTGGCCGTGTTCCAGTCCGTGGATCCGCAGTCCGAGCAGCTCGGTGACGGTGGCTCGGGCACGCACGTCCAGGCGCCGAACGTGCCGGAGGCGCCGGTGGTCACCGAGGCGCCGCCGGGGCAGACCTACGACGCGAACCTCTTCTCCGCGGAACTCCCCCCGGGATCCCCGGTTCCGGAGGTCGGCGGGCGCACCTTCGACGTGCTGCCCGGCGGCTCGCCGAAGGTCGGCACCGGCGACGACCTGTACCGCTACACGGTCGAGGTCGAGGTCGGGGTGAAGCTGGCGGAGGGCAACGACTCGTTCGGCAAGCTCACCCAGGACACCCTCGCCGACCCGCGCAGCTGGACGAATCCGGAGGCGGGGGACATCGCGCTGCAGCGCGTCGAGGGCTCCGCCTCCCCGGATTTCCGGGTGACGCTGGTCAGCCAGAACACGGCACGGGAGATCTGCGGTTACGGCAGCGGGCTCCCGTTCGACACCTCGTGCCGCATCTCCGACCGGGTCTACATCAACGCGGCCCGCTGGGTGCGCGGCGCGGTGGCGTTCGAAGGCGACATCGGCACCTACCGGCGTTATGCGATCAATCACGAAGTGGGCCACGTCTTCGGCAACGGGCACGTGCCGTGCGGGAAGCAGGGCGGTCTGGCGCCGGTGATGATGCAGCAGACGTTCAGCACCGCGAACAACGAACTACACGAGCTGAACAAGGCCGTGCCCCAGGGCACGGAGATCCCCTCCGACGGCTTCGTCTGCAAGTACAACGCCTGGCCGTTCCCCGTGGGCGGCAGCGGCAGCTGA
- a CDS encoding alpha/beta fold hydrolase — translation MRTRTRRLDASRPGGELTRVPMPVDAVAADLSGVPAPGRYVPLITGFGPVTVHVRDTPGAGDGTAVYLHGLAGSAANWTDLAESLAPNLRGLAVDLPGFGRSEPPDWFDYGCEQHAHVVIRLLEESGTGAVHLFGNSFGGSVAVLIAARRPDLVASLTLISPAMPDLRPDPRRLSDPRIPLAWLPLLGPAVRRRLAAMPPGERARKLLALCVADPAAIPDDRLLLAIEEFRERADLAWSEVALGRTTTGLMWSWLSPPWRSSWHLLPEVQAPGLVVWGAEDRVVSVRKAPRTARELRRGRLLVLPRTGHVAQLERPRVVAAAVLGMLREVEVDRW, via the coding sequence ATGCGGACGAGAACACGACGCCTCGACGCATCGCGGCCGGGAGGCGAGCTGACCAGGGTTCCGATGCCCGTCGACGCCGTCGCGGCCGACCTCTCCGGCGTTCCCGCGCCCGGTCGGTACGTGCCGCTGATCACCGGATTCGGTCCGGTGACGGTGCACGTCCGGGACACGCCCGGAGCAGGCGACGGGACCGCGGTGTACCTGCACGGGCTCGCCGGTTCCGCGGCGAACTGGACGGACCTCGCGGAGTCGCTCGCGCCGAATCTGCGCGGACTCGCCGTGGACCTGCCGGGGTTCGGCCGCTCCGAGCCGCCGGACTGGTTCGACTACGGCTGCGAGCAGCACGCGCACGTGGTGATCCGGTTGCTCGAGGAGTCCGGCACGGGCGCGGTGCACTTGTTCGGGAACTCGTTCGGCGGGTCGGTGGCGGTGCTCATCGCCGCGCGTCGACCGGACCTGGTGGCGTCGCTGACACTGATCTCCCCGGCGATGCCGGATCTGCGGCCCGATCCGCGGCGGCTGTCCGATCCCCGCATCCCGCTGGCGTGGCTGCCGCTGCTCGGACCCGCGGTGCGGCGGCGGCTGGCGGCGATGCCGCCGGGGGAGCGGGCGCGGAAACTGCTGGCGCTGTGCGTCGCCGACCCGGCGGCGATACCGGACGACCGGCTGCTGCTGGCCATCGAGGAGTTCCGGGAGCGGGCGGATCTCGCCTGGTCCGAGGTGGCGCTGGGCCGCACCACGACCGGGCTGATGTGGTCCTGGCTGTCGCCGCCGTGGCGATCGTCGTGGCACCTGCTGCCGGAAGTGCAGGCACCCGGGCTTGTGGTGTGGGGCGCGGAAGATCGAGTCGTCAGCGTCCGGAAGGCGCCGCGGACCGCGCGGGAACTGCGGCGGGGGCGACTGCTCGTGTTGCCGCGCACCGGTCACGTAGCGCAACTGGAGCGCCCACGAGTGGTCGCCGCCGCCGTGCTCGGCATGCTCAGGGAGGTCGAAGTCGACCGTTGGTGA
- a CDS encoding TetR/AcrR family transcriptional regulator: MTETAQPSRGVRLPRDARRAQLLTAAQHVFVTNGYHAAAMDDIAEHAGVSKPVLYQHFPGKLELYLALLEMHGGELVRRVREAIETTPDNKHRVRAAVGALFEFVDGEGQAFRLVFESDLRGEPAVDQAVDGALSDCVDAVAEAVTADAGLDSERARLLAFGLVGLSQVTARYWLDETESVQRDEAISLISTLAWKGLAGFPLQNG; encoded by the coding sequence ATGACGGAGACCGCGCAGCCGAGCAGAGGCGTTCGGCTGCCCCGCGACGCCCGCCGAGCACAGCTGCTCACGGCGGCTCAGCACGTGTTCGTGACCAACGGCTACCACGCGGCCGCGATGGACGACATCGCCGAGCACGCCGGGGTCAGCAAACCCGTCCTCTACCAGCACTTCCCCGGAAAGCTGGAGCTGTACCTGGCGCTGCTGGAGATGCACGGCGGCGAGCTGGTGCGCCGGGTCCGCGAAGCCATCGAGACCACCCCGGACAACAAGCACCGGGTGCGTGCCGCGGTGGGTGCGCTGTTCGAGTTCGTCGACGGCGAGGGACAGGCGTTCCGGCTGGTCTTCGAATCGGACCTGCGCGGTGAGCCGGCCGTCGACCAGGCCGTGGACGGCGCGCTGTCGGACTGCGTGGACGCGGTCGCGGAGGCCGTCACCGCCGATGCGGGACTCGACTCGGAACGCGCCCGGCTACTGGCGTTCGGCCTGGTCGGGTTGAGCCAGGTCACGGCGCGCTACTGGCTGGACGAGACGGAGTCGGTGCAGCGCGATGAGGCGATCAGCCTCATCTCCACCTTGGCGTGGAAGGGCCTCGCGGGGTTCCCGCTGCAGAACGGCTGA
- a CDS encoding alpha/beta fold hydrolase: protein MTTTLDTDTLTTSDGVRLRVWEHGPADAATTLLLVHGWTLTTHTWDRVIDAVLSGSSVRIVRFDLRGHGESAAAPAGSATIERCADDVAELIAQRVPTGPIVLAGHSMGGMTIMALAERYPELFAARVAGAALVATSSGDLVAPTLGLPAPIASVANRVEFGVRGALANARGKRLSGNSRALRPGMRWLLFGTGPESRDVADTADWVAACNPSNMAGFRTSLAAHDRAHALTALRSIPVVVLAGLKDRLCPLPHARRIADALPDAELLLYSGAGHMLPLERTGEVADRITELVHAAEPVRH from the coding sequence ATGACGACCACTCTGGACACGGACACCCTCACCACCAGCGACGGCGTGCGGCTGCGCGTGTGGGAGCACGGCCCGGCCGACGCCGCCACCACGCTGCTGCTGGTGCACGGCTGGACGCTCACCACGCACACCTGGGACCGGGTCATCGACGCCGTGCTCAGCGGGTCGAGCGTGCGCATCGTGCGCTTCGACCTGCGCGGACACGGTGAATCAGCGGCCGCACCCGCCGGGTCGGCCACCATCGAACGCTGCGCCGACGACGTCGCCGAGCTCATCGCGCAGCGGGTGCCGACCGGGCCGATCGTGCTCGCCGGTCACTCCATGGGCGGCATGACGATCATGGCGTTGGCGGAGCGGTACCCGGAGCTGTTCGCCGCACGGGTCGCGGGGGCGGCGCTCGTCGCCACCTCCAGCGGTGACCTGGTGGCGCCGACGCTGGGGCTGCCCGCCCCGATCGCCTCCGTCGCGAACCGCGTCGAATTCGGCGTGCGCGGCGCGCTGGCCAATGCCCGCGGGAAGCGGCTGAGCGGGAATTCCCGCGCGCTGCGGCCGGGAATGCGCTGGCTGCTGTTCGGCACCGGCCCCGAATCCCGGGACGTCGCCGACACCGCGGACTGGGTCGCGGCCTGCAACCCGTCGAACATGGCCGGATTCCGCACCTCGCTGGCCGCGCACGATCGCGCGCACGCGCTCACGGCGCTGCGGTCGATCCCGGTGGTGGTGCTGGCGGGCTTGAAGGACCGGCTGTGCCCGCTGCCGCACGCCCGCCGCATCGCCGACGCGCTGCCGGACGCGGAACTCCTGCTGTACTCGGGTGCCGGGCACATGCTGCCGCTGGAACGCACCGGTGAGGTGGCCGATCGGATCACCGAACTCGTCCACGCCGCCGAACCGGTCCGGCACTGA
- a CDS encoding diiron oxygenase — protein MVRTLQVNDREKTAARLLKSSAKNSYDPDVDIDWNAPLVEDAPYIPFHRSSLYGTHLWDRLDDAQRVELTKHEFASIASNGLWFEVLLMQMLLKEFYDSDPRTEHAHYALTEIADECRHSTMFGKAVRRVGAPAYGPVPLLRQGGRVLPAILKGPSAYASILVAEEILDRFQRDQMNDEAVQPLVRMVNRIHVLEEARHVTFAREEVIRRMEKCNAAERAWHQYWTALVSYAICFSLINPRVYKAVGLRPRDAHAAAWANPHFQDTLHWGGEKIMSFLDEAGLIGKPGMTFWRKSFLIR, from the coding sequence ATGGTCAGGACCTTGCAGGTGAACGATCGGGAGAAGACAGCGGCACGGCTGCTGAAGTCATCGGCGAAGAACAGCTACGACCCCGACGTCGACATCGACTGGAACGCGCCGCTGGTGGAGGACGCGCCCTACATCCCCTTCCACCGCAGCAGCCTCTACGGGACGCACCTGTGGGATCGGCTGGACGACGCGCAGCGCGTCGAACTGACCAAGCACGAATTCGCCAGCATCGCCTCGAACGGGCTGTGGTTCGAAGTCCTGCTGATGCAGATGCTGCTCAAGGAGTTCTACGACTCCGACCCGCGCACCGAGCACGCGCACTACGCGCTCACCGAGATCGCCGACGAATGCAGGCATTCCACCATGTTCGGCAAGGCGGTGCGGCGCGTCGGAGCTCCGGCGTACGGGCCGGTGCCGCTGCTGCGCCAAGGCGGCCGGGTGCTGCCCGCGATCCTGAAAGGCCCCTCCGCTTACGCGTCGATCCTGGTGGCCGAGGAGATCCTGGACCGGTTCCAGCGCGACCAGATGAACGACGAGGCCGTGCAGCCGCTGGTGCGCATGGTCAACCGCATCCACGTGCTGGAAGAGGCGCGGCACGTCACCTTCGCCCGCGAAGAGGTCATCCGGCGGATGGAGAAGTGCAACGCCGCGGAACGTGCCTGGCACCAGTACTGGACGGCGCTGGTGTCCTACGCGATCTGCTTCAGCCTGATCAACCCCCGCGTGTACAAGGCAGTTGGATTGCGGCCGAGGGACGCGCACGCCGCCGCCTGGGCGAACCCGCACTTCCAGGACACCTTGCACTGGGGCGGCGAGAAGATCATGAGCTTCCTGGACGAGGCGGGTCTCATCGGCAAGCCCGGCATGACCTTCTGGCGCAAGTCCTTCCTGATCCGCTGA
- a CDS encoding TetR/AcrR family transcriptional regulator has protein sequence MSHHTRPVKAVSPEHRPERGDARRERWREHRQARRTEFVEATVRAIGAHGADVGMDEIASEAGVSKPVLYRHFHDKSDLYVAVGEWGTELLMQRLAPVIAADGSPNERIRRMISTYLGVIEQYPDLYRFVVRRTFADKPVRDDPVTAEKTEIANSLSRLLGQYLRALGLDSGGVEAWSHGLVGMVQASGDWWLERQSMSRDNLTDYLARIIWHAIDGVLRSGGIVIDPDEPLELSTGLRLMTEQHGEPDADEG, from the coding sequence GTGAGCCACCACACTCGGCCTGTCAAGGCGGTCTCCCCGGAACACCGACCGGAACGCGGCGACGCACGCCGGGAACGCTGGCGCGAACACCGCCAGGCTCGCCGCACCGAATTCGTCGAAGCCACCGTCCGCGCCATCGGTGCGCACGGCGCCGATGTCGGCATGGACGAGATCGCGTCCGAGGCGGGCGTCAGCAAACCCGTGCTCTACCGCCACTTCCACGACAAGAGCGACCTGTACGTCGCGGTCGGCGAATGGGGCACCGAACTGCTGATGCAGCGACTCGCCCCCGTGATCGCCGCCGACGGCAGCCCGAACGAACGCATCCGACGGATGATCAGCACCTACCTCGGCGTCATCGAGCAGTACCCCGACCTGTACCGGTTCGTCGTGCGCCGCACCTTCGCCGACAAGCCGGTGCGCGACGACCCGGTCACCGCCGAGAAGACCGAGATCGCGAACTCGCTGTCCCGGCTGCTCGGCCAATACCTGCGCGCGCTGGGCCTGGACTCCGGCGGAGTCGAAGCGTGGTCGCACGGACTGGTCGGCATGGTGCAGGCCAGCGGCGACTGGTGGCTGGAACGCCAGTCGATGAGCAGGGACAACCTCACCGATTACCTGGCCAGGATCATCTGGCACGCCATCGACGGCGTGCTGCGCTCCGGCGGCATCGTGATCGACCCCGACGAACCGCTGGAGCTGAGCACCGGCCTGCGGCTGATGACCGAACAGCACGGCGAACCCGACGCCGACGAAGGCTGA
- a CDS encoding DUF4873 domain-containing protein yields the protein MSDVRESTTGAEQEHGPEEEYEGEAVLFTEDHEVAVTVLLRGHFQPIDGRFHWYGRVSAHDGVAELAGGRKTDVVLRTTRGEAVGTLADPDPWQRYRITGLGRPPF from the coding sequence ATGTCCGACGTGCGCGAATCAACGACCGGCGCCGAACAAGAACACGGGCCGGAAGAGGAGTACGAAGGCGAGGCGGTGCTGTTCACCGAAGACCACGAGGTCGCGGTGACCGTGCTGCTACGCGGGCACTTCCAACCGATCGACGGCCGTTTCCACTGGTACGGCAGGGTTTCCGCGCACGACGGCGTCGCCGAACTGGCCGGCGGGCGCAAGACCGACGTGGTGCTGCGCACCACCCGCGGCGAGGCGGTGGGCACGCTGGCCGATCCCGACCCGTGGCAGCGCTACCGGATCACCGGACTCGGCCGCCCGCCGTTCTGA
- a CDS encoding DUF3107 domain-containing protein has translation MEVKIGVVDSPRELVVASGQSSAEVESLVADALKTTDGVLSLTDEKGRRYLVPAAKVAYVEIGPSESPRVGFGVQ, from the coding sequence GTGGAGGTCAAGATCGGCGTCGTGGACAGCCCGCGCGAGCTCGTCGTGGCCAGCGGTCAGTCCTCGGCCGAGGTCGAGTCGCTGGTCGCCGACGCGCTGAAGACCACCGACGGGGTGCTGTCGCTGACCGACGAGAAGGGCCGGCGCTACCTGGTGCCCGCCGCCAAGGTGGCCTACGTCGAGATCGGTCCTTCGGAGTCCCCGCGGGTCGGTTTCGGAGTTCAGTGA